The following proteins are encoded in a genomic region of Mycobacterium sp. 155:
- the mtr gene encoding mycothione reductase codes for MEHYDLTIIGTGSGNSVLDERYAGKKVAICEQGTFGGTCLNVGCIPTKMFVYAAEVADTIRDSAKYGIDSHIDKVRWPDIVSRVFGRIDPIAADGERYRRSDENITVYPGHTRFGPKLPDGRYTLRTEDGDEFSSDQVVIAAGSRIRIPPAIAQCGVTYYTSDDIMRIPTLPEHLVIVGGGFVAAEFAHIFSALGVRVTIVVRGAELLAHTDETICHRFTALAAEKWDLRTHENIIGSHQNGDQIVLELDDGETVPADVLLVATGRVPNGDQLDAELAGVEVDEDGRVIVDDFQRTTARGIFALGDVSSEYQLKHVANHEARVVRENLLRNWDDTGNLVRSDHRFVPSAVFTNPQIATVGLTEAEARDAGYDLVIKVQNYGDTAYGWAMEDTTGIAKLIGERTTGKILGAHIMGYQASSIIQPLIQAMSFGQTAADVARGQYWIHPALPEVIENALLGLAD; via the coding sequence GTGGAACACTACGACCTGACGATCATCGGCACCGGTTCGGGCAACAGCGTTCTCGACGAGCGCTACGCCGGGAAGAAGGTGGCGATCTGCGAGCAGGGCACCTTCGGCGGAACCTGCCTCAACGTCGGCTGCATCCCGACGAAGATGTTCGTCTACGCCGCCGAAGTAGCCGACACGATCCGCGACAGCGCGAAGTACGGCATCGACTCCCACATCGACAAGGTGCGCTGGCCCGACATCGTGTCACGGGTGTTCGGCCGCATCGATCCGATCGCGGCCGACGGCGAACGGTACCGCCGCTCCGATGAGAACATCACGGTGTACCCCGGACACACCCGATTCGGCCCGAAACTGCCCGACGGTCGCTACACCCTGCGCACTGAGGACGGCGATGAGTTCAGCTCTGATCAGGTGGTCATCGCCGCGGGGTCCCGCATCCGGATCCCACCCGCCATCGCGCAGTGCGGCGTCACGTACTACACCAGCGACGACATCATGCGGATTCCCACGCTGCCCGAGCATCTGGTGATCGTCGGTGGCGGGTTCGTGGCAGCCGAGTTCGCCCACATCTTCTCCGCACTGGGAGTGCGGGTCACCATCGTGGTGCGCGGCGCCGAGCTGCTGGCACATACCGACGAGACCATCTGCCACCGGTTCACCGCGCTGGCCGCCGAGAAATGGGATCTGCGGACCCACGAGAACATCATCGGCTCCCACCAGAACGGCGATCAGATCGTTCTGGAACTCGACGACGGCGAGACCGTGCCCGCCGACGTGCTGCTCGTGGCCACCGGGCGGGTCCCCAACGGGGACCAGCTCGACGCCGAACTGGCCGGCGTGGAAGTGGACGAGGACGGGCGGGTGATCGTCGATGACTTCCAACGCACAACGGCACGTGGAATTTTCGCGCTCGGTGACGTGTCGTCGGAATACCAGCTCAAGCATGTCGCCAATCACGAGGCCCGGGTGGTCAGGGAGAACCTGCTGCGCAACTGGGACGACACGGGCAACCTCGTGCGCAGCGACCACCGGTTCGTGCCGTCGGCGGTGTTCACCAATCCGCAGATCGCCACGGTAGGCCTGACCGAGGCGGAAGCCCGCGATGCCGGCTACGACCTCGTGATCAAGGTGCAAAACTACGGCGACACCGCGTACGGCTGGGCTATGGAGGACACCACCGGCATCGCCAAGCTCATCGGCGAACGCACCACCGGGAAGATCCTCGGCGCACACATCATGGGCTATCAGGCGTCGTCGATCATCCAGCCGCTGATCCAGGCGATGAGCTTCGGCCAGACCGCCGCCGACGTAGCCCGCGGGCAGTACTGGATCCATCCGGCGCTGCCCGAGGTGATCGAGAACGCGCTGCTGGGGCTCGCCGACTAG
- the mqo gene encoding malate dehydrogenase (quinone) produces the protein MSDAEVAGTEKTDVVLVGAGIMSATLGALIRLLEPDWSITLIERLDAAAAESSDPWNNAGTGHSALCELNYTPESTGGTIDITKAVNINEQFQVSRQFWAYAAENGVLPDVRSFLNPIPHVGFVHGAQNVDYLKRRYDALVGNPLFASMEFIDDKDEFSRRLPLMAKGRDFSDPVALNWTQTGTDVDFGSLSRQLIGFAAQRGMDTLFGHEVRDLHKESDGSWTLKVVNRRTGTKRKINAKFVFVGAGGGALPLLQKSGIPEAKGFGGFPVGGAFLRTDNPALTADHQAKVYGLPPLGAPPMSVPHLDTRVINGKSWLLFGPFAGWSPKFLKQGKVTDLPLSVKPNNIMSMLGVGLTEIGLVNYLVGQLLLSEADRVDTLREFAPSAVDSDWELDVAGQRVQVIRRNGAGGVLEFGTTVLSASDGSIAGLLGASPGASTAVPAMLNVLERCFADRYQGWTPKLKEMVPSLGTKLSSEPKLYEEVWAWGTRALQLDTPADA, from the coding sequence GTGTCTGACGCAGAGGTAGCTGGGACCGAGAAGACCGACGTCGTCCTGGTGGGTGCGGGGATCATGAGCGCCACGTTGGGTGCGTTGATCCGGCTGCTGGAACCGGACTGGTCCATCACCCTCATCGAGCGCCTAGATGCCGCCGCCGCCGAGAGCAGCGACCCATGGAACAACGCGGGCACCGGGCACTCCGCGCTGTGCGAGCTCAACTACACCCCGGAGAGCACCGGCGGCACCATCGACATCACCAAGGCCGTCAACATCAACGAGCAGTTCCAGGTGTCGCGGCAGTTCTGGGCCTACGCGGCCGAGAACGGCGTGTTGCCCGATGTCCGCAGTTTCCTCAATCCGATCCCGCATGTCGGCTTCGTGCACGGCGCGCAGAACGTCGACTACCTCAAGCGTCGCTACGACGCGCTGGTGGGCAATCCGCTGTTCGCCTCGATGGAGTTCATCGACGACAAGGATGAGTTCTCTCGTCGGCTGCCGCTCATGGCCAAGGGCCGCGACTTCTCCGACCCTGTGGCGTTGAATTGGACCCAGACCGGCACCGACGTCGACTTCGGCTCACTGTCGCGTCAGCTGATCGGTTTCGCCGCTCAGCGCGGTATGGACACGCTGTTCGGACACGAGGTGCGCGATCTGCACAAGGAATCCGACGGCAGCTGGACGCTCAAGGTTGTCAACCGTCGCACCGGCACCAAGCGCAAGATCAACGCCAAGTTCGTGTTCGTCGGCGCCGGGGGCGGGGCGCTGCCGCTGCTGCAGAAATCCGGCATCCCGGAGGCCAAAGGGTTCGGCGGGTTCCCAGTCGGGGGGGCATTCCTGCGTACCGACAACCCGGCGTTGACCGCAGATCATCAGGCCAAGGTGTACGGGCTACCGCCGCTGGGTGCCCCGCCGATGTCGGTGCCGCACCTGGACACCCGCGTGATCAACGGTAAGTCGTGGCTGCTGTTCGGCCCGTTCGCGGGATGGTCACCCAAGTTCCTCAAGCAGGGCAAGGTCACCGACCTGCCGTTGTCGGTCAAGCCCAACAACATCATGTCAATGCTCGGGGTCGGGCTCACCGAGATCGGTCTCGTGAACTACCTCGTCGGCCAGCTGTTGCTGAGCGAGGCTGACCGGGTCGACACACTGCGCGAATTCGCGCCCAGCGCAGTCGATTCCGATTGGGAGCTGGATGTCGCCGGACAGCGCGTGCAGGTGATTCGGCGTAACGGCGCCGGTGGTGTGCTCGAATTCGGCACCACTGTGCTCTCCGCGTCCGACGGCAGCATCGCCGGCCTCCTGGGTGCGTCTCCCGGGGCGTCCACCGCGGTGCCCGCCATGCTCAACGTGCTCGAACGGTGCTTTGCCGACCGCTATCAGGGCTGGACACCCAAGCTCAAGGAGATGGTGCCGTCGCTGGGCACCAAACTGTCCAGCGAGCCGAAGCTGTATGAGGAGGTGTGGGCGTGGGGTACCCGGGCGTTGCAGCTCGACACCCCGGCCGACGCGTAA
- a CDS encoding HoxN/HupN/NixA family nickel/cobalt transporter, translating into MSIGTLTESTTATRFDRADWVSIATTGGFVALLHIIGWGVLVIGVAPQHITLGSAGVFGVGLGVTAYLLGVRHAFDADHIAVIDNTTRKLVGEGTRSLSAGFWFSLGHSSVVFGLALLLALGVRALVGPVQDEGSPMLQTLGLIGSLVAGTFLILIGLTNLIAAVGIAKVFRAMRTGELDEQELERQLSRRGFMARLLGRVMGRVNKPWHLYPVGFLMGLGFDTASQVALLVLAAGTAAFTLPWYAVLVLPVLFAAGMSLFDTLDGIFMTRAYGWAFLQPVRKVYYNLTVTVLSVIVALVIGVIVLAGLLVDRLGITSGPLAVIGSADLEFAGFAIVGIFVVSWIAALAIWRFGRIEERWSTQT; encoded by the coding sequence ATGAGCATCGGCACGTTGACCGAGAGCACCACCGCCACCCGCTTCGACCGCGCCGACTGGGTGTCGATCGCCACCACAGGCGGATTCGTGGCACTGTTACACATCATCGGCTGGGGTGTGCTGGTAATCGGCGTGGCGCCGCAACACATCACGCTCGGATCGGCCGGGGTCTTCGGTGTGGGCCTCGGCGTCACCGCCTATCTGCTTGGTGTGCGGCACGCCTTCGATGCCGACCACATCGCCGTCATCGACAACACCACCCGCAAACTGGTCGGGGAGGGCACTCGGTCACTGTCTGCGGGTTTCTGGTTCTCGCTGGGACATTCGAGTGTGGTGTTCGGCCTGGCGTTGTTGCTCGCGCTGGGTGTGCGGGCACTGGTCGGCCCGGTTCAGGACGAGGGCTCGCCGATGTTGCAGACCCTTGGCCTGATCGGTTCGCTGGTGGCTGGAACGTTCCTGATCCTGATCGGGTTGACGAATCTGATTGCCGCAGTGGGGATCGCCAAGGTGTTCCGGGCGATGCGCACCGGCGAGCTCGACGAGCAGGAGCTCGAACGCCAGCTCAGCCGTCGGGGCTTTATGGCCCGCCTGCTCGGCCGGGTGATGGGGCGGGTGAACAAGCCGTGGCATCTGTACCCGGTCGGGTTCCTGATGGGGCTGGGATTCGACACGGCCAGCCAGGTGGCGTTGTTGGTACTGGCGGCCGGGACGGCTGCATTCACCTTGCCGTGGTACGCGGTGCTGGTGCTGCCGGTGCTGTTCGCCGCGGGCATGAGTCTGTTCGACACCCTTGACGGCATCTTCATGACGCGGGCCTACGGCTGGGCGTTTCTGCAGCCGGTCCGCAAGGTCTATTACAACCTGACGGTCACGGTGCTCTCGGTGATCGTCGCGCTGGTCATCGGGGTCATCGTGCTGGCCGGTCTGCTGGTGGATCGTCTCGGCATCACCTCGGGTCCGCTCGCGGTGATCGGCTCGGCCGACCTGGAATTCGCGGGCTTTGCCATCGTCGGCATCTTCGTGGTCAGCTGGATCGCCGCCCTGGCCATCTGGCGGTTCGGCCGGATCGAGGAACGCTGGAGCACGCAGACCTAG
- a CDS encoding gamma-glutamyl-gamma-aminobutyrate hydrolase family protein: MTTYLQRAQTGVWDVNASFLPAAYVEGVNRGGGTVVLLPPQPDGGQIAERVLDGLDGLVITGGRDVDPARYGRPRHPSTDEPVGHRDEWDFALVRAALRRGLPLLGICRGAQVLNVALGGTLHQHLPDGLGHTRHQRGNAVFSTSSVQTVPGTRLAALIGGRSDVQCYHHQAIDRLGEGLVVGARDTSDGVVEAIELPGDVFVLAVQWHPEERLDDVRLFSGLVESARSYATERVS; this comes from the coding sequence ATGACCACCTACCTGCAGCGGGCGCAGACCGGCGTGTGGGATGTGAACGCCAGTTTCCTGCCCGCCGCCTACGTCGAAGGAGTGAACCGGGGTGGTGGCACCGTGGTGCTGCTGCCGCCGCAACCCGACGGCGGTCAGATCGCCGAGCGGGTCCTCGACGGGCTCGACGGGTTGGTGATCACCGGCGGGCGTGACGTCGACCCGGCTCGGTACGGTCGGCCGCGTCATCCGTCGACCGACGAACCTGTGGGCCACCGCGACGAATGGGATTTCGCCCTCGTGCGCGCCGCGCTGAGGCGCGGGCTACCGCTGCTCGGGATCTGCCGCGGTGCGCAGGTGCTCAACGTCGCCCTCGGTGGCACGCTGCACCAGCATCTGCCCGACGGGCTCGGCCATACCCGGCATCAGCGGGGCAATGCGGTGTTCAGTACGTCGTCGGTGCAGACGGTGCCGGGTACTCGGCTCGCCGCGCTGATCGGGGGTCGCTCCGACGTGCAGTGCTATCACCACCAGGCCATCGACCGGCTCGGTGAGGGTCTGGTGGTCGGTGCTCGCGACACCAGCGATGGTGTTGTCGAAGCCATCGAGCTCCCGGGTGACGTGTTCGTGCTGGCGGTGCAATGGCATCCCGAGGAACGCCTCGATGACGTCCGACTGTTCAGTGGCCTGGTGGAATCCGCCAGATCCTATGCGACAGAGAGGGTTTCATGA
- a CDS encoding helix-turn-helix transcriptional regulator, with protein MRSVDQPESQVQIERATSALADVDTAGWARRFDLLSDPHRLEILLCLHKAPGICVGDLAGALGRSENAVSQALRVLRDQGWVSSVRVGRMVSYRLEDEVVHDLLHWLGARHG; from the coding sequence ATTCGAAGCGTGGACCAGCCCGAAAGCCAGGTGCAGATCGAGCGGGCAACCTCAGCGTTGGCCGACGTCGACACCGCGGGCTGGGCGCGGCGTTTCGACCTGCTGTCCGATCCGCACCGACTCGAGATCCTGTTGTGTCTGCACAAGGCGCCCGGCATCTGCGTCGGAGACCTGGCCGGCGCGCTGGGACGCTCGGAGAATGCCGTCTCGCAGGCCCTTCGGGTGCTCCGCGATCAGGGCTGGGTGAGCTCGGTCCGGGTGGGGCGAATGGTCAGTTACCGTCTGGAGGACGAGGTCGTCCACGATCTGCTGCACTGGCTCGGCGCCCGGCACGGATGA
- a CDS encoding alpha/beta hydrolase, translating into MPDVLPGFWQHTITLGPDPDGEGDLVATLVRRGDGGAAGGAGHSVLALHGYTDYFFHTELADWFAERGFAFYAIDLHKCGRSRHEGQTPHFTTDLSRYDIELTRALEIIAADTGGARVCLCGHSAGGLIVTLFLDRLRHRGGMADHNVGGLILNSPFFDLHGPAILRTAPTSAALIALARLRKLSVARKPTEGGYGTSLHRDYGGEFDYNLDWKPLGGFPITFGWINAIRRGQARLHRGLDVGVPSLILRSDHSVTETPDPAVIQRGDAVLDVSQIARWAGCVGNRSTIVPITDAKHDVFLSLAEPRAAAYRELNRWLVSYLDPQSQSSAIPSG; encoded by the coding sequence GTGCCGGATGTACTACCCGGCTTCTGGCAGCACACGATCACGCTCGGGCCGGATCCCGACGGCGAGGGCGATCTGGTTGCCACGCTGGTGCGCCGAGGTGACGGCGGTGCTGCCGGTGGCGCCGGGCATTCGGTCCTGGCCCTGCACGGCTACACCGACTACTTCTTCCACACCGAGCTCGCCGACTGGTTCGCCGAGCGTGGATTCGCCTTTTACGCGATCGATCTACACAAGTGCGGCCGGTCCCGGCACGAGGGCCAGACCCCGCACTTCACAACCGACCTGAGCCGCTACGACATCGAACTGACCCGAGCGTTGGAGATCATCGCCGCCGACACCGGCGGTGCCCGAGTCTGCCTGTGCGGCCACTCCGCCGGTGGCCTGATCGTGACGCTGTTCCTCGACCGACTGCGCCATCGCGGCGGAATGGCCGACCACAACGTCGGTGGCCTGATCCTCAACAGCCCGTTCTTCGACCTACACGGCCCGGCAATCCTGCGGACCGCACCGACCTCGGCCGCGCTGATCGCGCTCGCCCGGCTGCGCAAGCTGAGTGTGGCGCGCAAACCCACCGAAGGTGGTTACGGCACGAGCCTGCACCGCGACTACGGCGGTGAGTTCGATTACAACCTCGACTGGAAGCCGTTGGGTGGCTTCCCCATCACATTTGGGTGGATCAACGCGATCCGGCGCGGCCAGGCCCGGCTGCACCGCGGGCTGGATGTCGGGGTACCCAGTCTGATCCTGCGGTCAGACCACAGCGTCACCGAAACCCCCGACCCCGCAGTCATCCAGCGCGGCGACGCCGTGCTCGACGTCAGCCAGATCGCGCGGTGGGCCGGGTGCGTCGGCAACCGCAGCACGATCGTCCCGATCACCGACGCCAAGCACGACGTCTTCCTGTCGCTGGCCGAACCGCGGGCCGCCGCCTACCGCGAGCTCAACCGGTGGCTGGTCAGCTACCTGGATCCACAATCGCAGTCGAGCGCAATACCTTCCGGATAG
- a CDS encoding N-acetylglutaminylglutamine amidotransferase, translating into MCGATGEVRLDGRSPDIAAVSAMTEAMAPRGPDAAGVWSQGRVALGHRRLKIIDLTESAAQPMVDSELGLTVCWNGCIYNYRELRRELSGHGYRFFSHGDTEVLLKAYHHWGDRFVEHLKGMFAFAIAERETGRVLLGRDRLGIKPLYLTQDPHRIRFASTLPALLAGGEVDTRIDPVALHHYLTFHSVVPQPRTILRGVSKVPPASVVAIEPDGAVRTTTYWSPDFSRHADRADWSERDWEDAVLESLRLAVERRLVADVPVGCLLSGGVDSSLIVGLLAEAGQQGLATFSIGFESVGGVAGDEFKYSDIIAERFGTAHHQIRIGTDRMLPALGDAIDAMSEPMVSHDCVAFFLLSQEVAKHVKVVQSGQGADEVFAGYHWYPPMAESSAATLDGAVAGYRGAFFDRDSAGVNTLISDAYRAATADPSGAFVTDHFAVPGAQTGVDRALRLDTTVMLVDDPVKRVDNMTMAWGLEGRVPFLDHELVELAATCPPELKTSHGGKGVLKQAARRVIPAEVIDRPKGYFPVPALTHLEGPYLDMVRDALYAPEAKERGLFRPEAVDRLLADPNGRLTPLRGNELWQIALLELWLQRHGITGAAA; encoded by the coding sequence ATGTGTGGAGCCACCGGCGAGGTGCGTCTCGATGGCCGGTCACCCGATATTGCAGCGGTGTCGGCCATGACAGAGGCGATGGCGCCCAGGGGTCCGGACGCGGCCGGAGTGTGGTCGCAAGGCCGGGTCGCCCTGGGCCACCGCAGACTGAAAATCATTGACCTGACCGAATCTGCCGCCCAGCCGATGGTCGACTCCGAACTGGGGTTGACCGTTTGCTGGAACGGCTGCATCTACAACTATCGAGAACTGCGCCGTGAATTGTCCGGGCACGGCTACCGGTTCTTCTCGCACGGCGACACCGAGGTGCTGCTCAAGGCGTATCACCACTGGGGTGACCGCTTCGTCGAGCATCTCAAGGGCATGTTCGCGTTCGCGATCGCCGAGCGCGAGACCGGCCGGGTCCTGCTGGGGCGCGACCGACTCGGCATCAAACCGCTGTATCTAACCCAGGATCCGCACCGAATCCGGTTTGCGTCGACGCTGCCGGCACTGCTTGCAGGTGGCGAGGTCGACACCCGGATCGACCCGGTCGCGCTGCACCACTACCTGACGTTCCATTCTGTGGTGCCGCAGCCACGCACAATCTTGCGCGGGGTGAGCAAGGTGCCACCCGCGTCGGTGGTCGCCATCGAGCCCGACGGCGCCGTCCGCACCACGACGTACTGGTCGCCGGATTTCAGCCGCCACGCCGACCGCGCCGACTGGTCGGAACGGGATTGGGAGGACGCGGTACTGGAATCGCTGCGGCTGGCGGTCGAACGCCGCTTGGTCGCCGATGTTCCGGTGGGCTGCTTGCTCTCCGGCGGTGTCGACTCCAGCCTGATCGTCGGGCTGCTAGCCGAGGCCGGCCAGCAGGGCCTGGCCACCTTCTCGATCGGCTTCGAGTCGGTCGGCGGCGTGGCCGGCGACGAATTCAAGTACTCCGACATCATCGCCGAGCGGTTCGGCACCGCGCACCATCAGATCCGGATCGGCACCGACCGGATGCTGCCCGCCCTCGGCGATGCCATCGATGCGATGAGCGAACCGATGGTCAGTCACGACTGTGTGGCGTTCTTTCTGCTCAGCCAAGAGGTGGCCAAGCACGTCAAGGTGGTGCAATCCGGGCAGGGCGCAGACGAGGTTTTCGCCGGCTACCACTGGTATCCGCCCATGGCCGAGTCGAGCGCCGCCACGCTCGACGGAGCGGTGGCCGGCTATCGCGGGGCGTTTTTCGACCGGGACAGCGCCGGAGTGAACACACTGATCAGCGACGCGTATCGGGCCGCGACCGCGGATCCCAGTGGGGCTTTCGTCACGGACCACTTCGCCGTTCCCGGGGCACAGACCGGGGTGGACCGCGCGCTGCGCCTGGACACCACGGTGATGCTGGTCGACGATCCGGTCAAACGCGTCGACAACATGACGATGGCGTGGGGCCTGGAGGGCCGGGTCCCGTTCCTCGACCACGAACTGGTGGAACTCGCCGCGACCTGCCCGCCCGAGCTGAAGACCTCTCACGGCGGCAAGGGTGTGCTCAAACAGGCTGCGCGACGGGTGATCCCGGCAGAAGTGATCGACCGGCCGAAGGGTTACTTCCCGGTGCCTGCACTGACCCATCTGGAAGGCCCGTACCTCGACATGGTCCGCGATGCGCTCTACGCACCGGAAGCAAAGGAACGCGGGCTGTTTCGGCCGGAGGCCGTCGACCGGCTGCTGGCCGATCCGAACGGCCGGCTCACGCCGCTGCGCGGCAACGAGCTGTGGCAAATCGCGCTGCTGGAGTTGTGGCTTCAGCGCCACGGCATCACGGGGGCGGCGGCATGA
- a CDS encoding aldehyde dehydrogenase family protein has product MSVSQVINPATEEVLRTVELLGEAAVDDAVARAKAAQRRWAR; this is encoded by the coding sequence ATGAGCGTCAGCCAAGTCATCAATCCGGCCACCGAGGAGGTCCTGCGCACCGTCGAACTACTCGGCGAGGCGGCGGTCGACGACGCGGTGGCCCGCGCCAAGGCTGCGCAACGGCGGTGGGCTCGGTGA
- a CDS encoding 3-oxoacyl-ACP reductase, with amino-acid sequence MDLTQRLAGKVAVITGGASGIGLATGKRLHAEGAMIVVGDIDPSTGKAAADELEGLFVAVDVADQAAVDNLFDTAASTFGSVDIAFNNAGISPPDDDLIENTELPAWQRVQDVNLKSVYLSCRAALRHMVPAGKGSIINTASFVAVLGSATSQISYTASKGGVLAMSRELGVQYARSGIRVNALCPGPVNTPLLQELFAKDPERAARRLVHIPLGRFAEPEEVAAAVAFLASDDASFITGSTFLVDGGISSAYVTPW; translated from the coding sequence ATGGATCTGACCCAACGACTGGCCGGCAAGGTAGCCGTCATCACGGGCGGTGCCAGCGGCATCGGGCTTGCCACCGGCAAGCGGCTGCACGCCGAGGGCGCCATGATTGTGGTGGGTGACATCGACCCCAGCACAGGCAAGGCCGCTGCCGACGAACTCGAAGGTCTGTTCGTCGCCGTCGACGTCGCCGATCAGGCTGCCGTGGACAATCTCTTCGACACGGCCGCTTCGACATTCGGCAGCGTCGACATCGCGTTCAACAATGCCGGGATCTCGCCGCCGGACGACGACCTCATTGAGAACACCGAACTGCCGGCGTGGCAGCGGGTGCAGGACGTCAACCTCAAGAGCGTGTATTTGTCGTGCCGGGCCGCACTGCGGCACATGGTGCCTGCGGGCAAGGGGTCGATCATCAACACCGCGTCGTTCGTCGCGGTGCTGGGCTCGGCGACATCACAGATCTCCTACACCGCGTCCAAGGGCGGGGTGTTGGCGATGTCGCGCGAGCTCGGTGTGCAGTACGCGCGCAGCGGCATCCGGGTCAACGCGCTGTGCCCCGGGCCGGTGAACACTCCGCTATTGCAGGAGCTGTTCGCCAAAGACCCCGAGCGCGCGGCGCGGCGCCTGGTGCACATCCCGCTGGGCCGGTTCGCCGAACCCGAGGAGGTGGCGGCCGCAGTCGCGTTCCTTGCCAGCGATGACGCATCGTTCATCACGGGTTCGACGTTCCTGGTCGACGGTGGCATCAGCTCGGCCTATGTCACACCCTGGTAG
- the ngg gene encoding N-acetylglutaminylglutamine synthetase yields MTSVDPDAGNRAAGHPESDHTEAITLGLHDASPQHLVDAMADDVVLELGWGRLIFGQTFADPEKLAEVLGQEIPGRRDICIYARESHVLVARSPAELFIDPSHTYRLRFSEDAAAPEPIGFSIRTLRVRDDADEMNRVYVRCGMVPAPVEVIWDNHIRSSAVYLVAVRDSDGSVIGTVTGVDHQKLFGDPENGSSLWSLAVDPTAGLPGVGEALTRTLAGIFRDRGRAYIDLSVAHDNSAAIGLYEKLGFQRVPVLAVKRKNAINEPLFTLPPETVDDLNPYARIIADEAMRRGIWVEVLDAGAGEMRLSHGGRSVVTRESLSEFTSAVAMARCDDKRQTRRIVCEAGITVPNGRLATFGDADHEFLAEVGDVVVKPTRGEQGKGITVGVGSDAELDAALERAREQHPEVLIEQRAPGDDLRLVVIDGKVVAAAIRKPAEITGTGAHTVRELIEAQSRRRAAATGGESRIPMDDITSATVAEAGWTLDDVLPEGEHLRVRRTANLHQGGTIHDVTAEVNPELCRVAVTAADAIGIPVTGIDLLVPDITGREYVFIEANERPGLANHEPQPTAAAFIDYLFPGQPGLPQAWMPSQTP; encoded by the coding sequence ATGACCAGCGTCGACCCTGACGCTGGCAATCGCGCCGCGGGGCATCCGGAGAGTGATCACACCGAGGCCATCACCCTCGGACTGCACGACGCCTCTCCGCAGCACCTCGTCGACGCCATGGCCGACGATGTGGTACTCGAATTAGGTTGGGGCCGGCTGATTTTCGGGCAAACCTTCGCCGATCCCGAAAAGCTCGCCGAAGTGCTGGGTCAGGAAATCCCGGGTCGCCGTGACATCTGCATCTACGCCCGCGAGTCACACGTGCTGGTTGCCCGCTCGCCCGCCGAGCTGTTCATCGACCCGAGCCACACCTACCGGTTGCGGTTCAGCGAAGACGCGGCGGCACCGGAACCGATCGGCTTCAGCATCAGAACGCTGCGGGTCCGCGACGACGCCGACGAGATGAACCGGGTATATGTGCGCTGCGGCATGGTGCCTGCACCGGTGGAGGTCATCTGGGACAACCACATCCGCAGTTCGGCAGTGTATCTGGTGGCGGTTCGCGACAGCGACGGCTCGGTGATCGGCACCGTGACCGGCGTGGACCACCAGAAGCTGTTCGGCGATCCGGAAAACGGATCGAGCCTGTGGTCGCTCGCCGTCGATCCGACCGCCGGGCTACCCGGGGTGGGCGAGGCACTGACCCGCACCCTGGCCGGCATCTTCCGCGACCGGGGCCGAGCCTATATCGACCTGTCCGTGGCCCATGACAACTCCGCGGCGATCGGGCTGTACGAGAAGCTCGGGTTCCAGCGGGTGCCGGTGCTGGCCGTCAAACGCAAGAACGCCATCAACGAGCCACTGTTCACCCTTCCCCCGGAAACCGTCGACGACCTGAATCCGTACGCGCGCATCATCGCCGACGAGGCGATGCGTCGTGGGATCTGGGTCGAGGTGCTCGACGCCGGCGCGGGCGAGATGCGCCTGTCGCACGGCGGGCGCAGCGTCGTCACCCGGGAGTCGTTGTCGGAGTTCACCTCCGCGGTGGCAATGGCGCGCTGCGACGACAAGCGCCAAACCCGGCGTATCGTCTGCGAGGCCGGTATCACGGTGCCCAACGGTCGGCTGGCCACGTTCGGCGACGCTGATCACGAGTTTCTGGCCGAGGTCGGCGATGTCGTAGTCAAGCCCACCCGCGGCGAACAGGGCAAGGGCATCACGGTCGGGGTCGGCAGCGACGCCGAGTTGGACGCTGCGCTGGAGCGGGCTCGTGAGCAGCACCCCGAGGTACTCATCGAACAACGCGCTCCCGGCGACGATCTACGCTTGGTGGTGATCGACGGCAAGGTGGTGGCGGCCGCGATCCGAAAACCGGCTGAGATCACCGGGACTGGAGCACACACCGTCCGCGAGCTCATCGAGGCGCAGAGCCGCCGCCGAGCCGCCGCGACCGGTGGAGAATCCCGCATTCCGATGGACGACATCACGTCGGCCACGGTGGCCGAGGCGGGGTGGACGTTAGACGACGTGCTGCCCGAGGGCGAGCATCTGCGGGTGCGCCGCACGGCGAACCTGCATCAGGGCGGCACCATCCACGATGTCACCGCGGAGGTGAATCCCGAGCTGTGCCGCGTAGCCGTGACGGCAGCCGACGCCATCGGCATCCCGGTCACCGGCATCGACCTGTTGGTGCCCGACATCACCGGCCGCGAGTACGTGTTCATCGAAGCCAACGAGCGTCCGGGGCTGGCCAACCACGAACCACAGCCCACCGCAGCAGCTTTCATCGATTACCTGTTCCCCGGGCAACCCGGACTGCCGCAGGCCTGGATGCCGTCGCAGACGCCCTGA